One genomic region from Ornithinicoccus hortensis encodes:
- a CDS encoding peptidoglycan-binding domain-containing protein, which produces MTTLQALLRSHGYALDVDGVFGQGTLSKVRAFQANRGLAVDGVVGPNTWTAATPATVARRGTKGWRATAANSQVGIASSTFGASSESAWRSLQRSLGLTADGVCGRESLRSALLR; this is translated from the coding sequence GTGACGACGCTGCAGGCGCTGTTGCGCTCGCACGGTTACGCACTGGACGTCGACGGGGTCTTCGGGCAGGGCACCCTGTCGAAGGTCCGTGCCTTCCAGGCCAACCGGGGTCTCGCCGTCGACGGTGTCGTCGGACCCAACACGTGGACGGCGGCGACGCCGGCGACGGTGGCCAGGCGGGGCACGAAGGGGTGGCGGGCCACGGCGGCCAACAGCCAGGTCGGGATCGCCTCGAGCACCTTCGGCGCCAGTTCCGAGTCCGCCTGGAGGTCGCTGCAGCGCAGTCTGGGGCTCACCGCCGACGGCGTCTGCGGCCGTGAGTCGCTGCGTAGCGCGCTCCTGCGGTAG
- a CDS encoding TetR/AcrR family transcriptional regulator — MSATPTTRKGLRTRQSIVEAGRGVFARDGFVSARMGDIAEAAGLSMGGLYRYFANKEDVFEAVIADVHEGLFQASVSTNHDFRTEPYEALLEANRGYLQRYYEYRDVMRAFMEAAHVDKRFRDFWWSMRSRHVERFLGVMGKVSADGGESAPDLRLAAEAVACMVEQSAYVWFAQDELYGATVDVEDATRVVTQIWHGTFFPEKKATSPS; from the coding sequence ATGTCGGCAACGCCCACGACGCGCAAGGGGCTGCGGACGCGGCAGTCGATCGTCGAGGCCGGACGTGGGGTCTTTGCCCGCGACGGGTTCGTGAGCGCCCGGATGGGCGACATCGCCGAGGCGGCGGGCCTGTCGATGGGTGGTCTGTACCGGTACTTCGCCAACAAGGAGGACGTCTTCGAGGCGGTCATCGCCGACGTCCACGAGGGGTTGTTCCAGGCGAGCGTGTCCACCAACCACGACTTCCGTACCGAGCCCTACGAGGCTCTGCTGGAGGCGAATCGGGGCTACCTGCAGCGCTACTACGAGTACCGCGACGTGATGCGCGCCTTCATGGAGGCGGCCCACGTCGACAAGCGCTTCCGCGACTTCTGGTGGTCGATGCGGTCGCGGCACGTCGAGCGCTTCCTGGGCGTGATGGGCAAGGTGTCGGCCGACGGGGGTGAGTCGGCCCCCGACCTGCGGCTGGCGGCGGAAGCCGTGGCCTGCATGGTGGAGCAGTCCGCCTACGTGTGGTTCGCCCAGGACGAGCTCTACGGCGCGACGGTCGACGTCGAGGACGCGACCCGGGTGGTGACCCAGATCTGGCACGGGACCTTCTTCCCAGAGAAAAAAGCGACATCACCCTCTTGA
- a CDS encoding ABC transporter substrate-binding protein translates to MAFREWAGGLSALALLALTGCATGEAGASTGPSDEVTVALIAPFTGFSANYGPEAKAGIEIALEDAGYAAGDTEITLITVDEDVLDPSQTLERVKKAVEGDGADVLIGPVFGSSQQAVAPYLSQRKLPMFTFLGGQESLAGERSGFIWPAPDDQTARPLGTYAGEELGYETIATLGPDYAYGHDAMNGAAQAFEATGGTVVQQQWVPLGTTDMLQYATSLDRDVDALVMWLVPTDAAAFVREYRNLGIDIPLLMFQGVFDPDPAVTRSGS, encoded by the coding sequence ATGGCATTTCGTGAGTGGGCTGGCGGGTTGTCCGCCCTGGCCCTCCTGGCGCTGACCGGCTGCGCCACGGGCGAGGCCGGCGCCAGTACCGGCCCGAGCGATGAGGTAACCGTCGCGCTGATCGCCCCGTTCACCGGGTTCTCCGCCAACTACGGACCGGAGGCCAAGGCTGGCATCGAGATCGCCCTGGAGGATGCCGGCTACGCCGCGGGGGACACCGAGATCACCCTGATCACGGTGGACGAGGACGTGCTGGACCCCTCCCAGACGCTGGAGCGGGTGAAGAAGGCGGTCGAGGGCGACGGGGCCGACGTCCTCATCGGCCCCGTGTTCGGCTCCAGCCAGCAGGCGGTCGCGCCCTACCTGTCCCAGCGCAAGCTGCCGATGTTCACCTTCCTCGGCGGTCAGGAGTCGCTGGCCGGGGAGCGCAGCGGGTTCATCTGGCCGGCGCCCGACGACCAGACCGCCCGTCCGCTCGGCACCTACGCCGGTGAGGAGCTGGGCTACGAGACGATCGCGACCCTGGGTCCGGACTACGCCTACGGCCACGACGCGATGAACGGTGCCGCGCAGGCCTTCGAGGCCACCGGGGGCACGGTGGTCCAGCAGCAGTGGGTGCCGTTGGGTACGACCGACATGTTGCAGTACGCCACGTCCCTGGACCGGGACGTCGACGCACTGGTCATGTGGCTGGTGCCCACCGACGCCGCGGCCTTCGTCCGGGAGTACCGCAACCTGGGCATCGACATCCCGCTGCTGATGTTCCAGGGCGTCTTCGACCCCGACCCGGCGGTGACCAGGAGCGGTTCCTGA
- a CDS encoding HigA family addiction module antitoxin has translation MATTTKAHDPITPGEILLTEFLEPLGITQYRLAQATGLPQTRISEIVRGKRTITTDTALRLSKALGVDDRFWINIQTDYDLEVERDLHGAELAKVTTLVAS, from the coding sequence ATGGCCACGACCACCAAAGCCCACGACCCGATCACTCCCGGCGAGATCCTGCTGACCGAGTTCCTGGAGCCGCTGGGCATCACCCAGTACCGCCTCGCCCAGGCCACCGGACTCCCCCAGACCCGGATCAGCGAGATCGTACGCGGCAAGCGCACCATCACCACTGACACCGCACTGCGACTGTCCAAGGCGCTCGGGGTCGACGACCGGTTCTGGATCAACATCCAGACCGACTACGACCTCGAAGTGGAGCGCGACCTACACGGTGCCGAACTGGCCAAGGTGACCACGCTGGTGGCGAGCTGA